The Neorhodopirellula lusitana sequence ACAGCGAATCCCAAGCTGCGTTGACGCCGCGACCACCCTGCCCTGCACTTCTTGCAACCGCTCCAACGGTTTGGCGTCCTTGCTGGGCAGCCAGTCCACCGGCGCCACCAACACCGTTTGCACCAACACTCGTCCCACATGCCACGGCACCAGCGTATCGGCTAACTCCACCATCGCGCCCGCGTTGTTGGGATTGGCGATCGGCACCAAAACCAACGGCGTGCTACCTCGCAAACGGGATAACTCAGGGTTCGCTGCGATATTAGAAACATCGGTTAGCCGCGCACGTCTGGCAAAGAGGGTCAAGAACAACACCCCGCCGAGGCTCAACCAAAACACGGCAATCTGCCCCGCCGCTGGGACGGCAATTCCTTGAAAAATCGCGAGCCCTAAACAAGCTAAACCACCCACCACTGGCACCAACGGATAAGCCGGCGACCGGAACGGTGGCGGATTGTCTTTGCTACGTTGTCGCACCAACATCGCCAGCACATGTGCGATCGCAAACGTGACCAAAAAGATCAAACTCGACGCGGCACCTGCGGCCGCCACATCCGGCAAGATCACAACCAAACTCGCCACCAAAATGATGGTCACCAACACCGCGACCCACGGTGCCCCGGTTCGATCGTTCACCCGCGACATTACGGCGGGCAACGTGTTGTCACGTGACATCGACAAGGCGATGCGAGAAGCTGCAAACAGGTTCGCCTGCAGCGCCGTGAACATCGACAACACTGCCGCGACGATGACCAGCCAATATCCCGTGTCTCCCAAAAACCGCCTTGCCGCCACCGCCACAACCGCTTCGGGATCGCTGCCCGCGAGTTCCGCGATCGTTTCGCCATCTTGAGTTCCGACGGTCACCAACACAAACAACAACGGCAGATAAATCAACAACGCGATCACTAACGACAACAAGATCGCACGTGGGATCGTCTTCGCGGGTTGCTTGACCTCGCCTCCCACCGCAGCGATCAAATCGAAACCTTGCAAGGCGATAAAGCTATAGCCCATCGCCTGAATCAAACCGCCCCAACCCGCGATAAAGAAGGGCTGCAACGACTGCGTTGTCTTCGAAACGTCTTGTTCTGCGATCGCCCAAAAGCCGCCCACGACCAGTACACCGAAGACTAGAACTTTCGCGACATTCACCCAAGCGCCACCGCCGCCCGAACGCACCATCAACACCAGCCCTAACCACAAAGTGGTCGCCAACGCGATGCCGGGTGCCAGCCTCGCATCGAACAGCCAGTCCGGCCCGCCACCGCTGATCGTTGCCAGTTCCCGAAGCAACAACGCCGTAAAACTGCCAAACCCAATCGCGTACAAAACAGCGGCAACGATCGACGCAAACCAAACCACCCAGCCAACCGTGAACGCCGCCTCGACCGAAAGCACCTTGCGGCTAAACAGATAGGTGCCGCCCGACTCGGGGAACTTCGACGACATTTCCGCGAAGCTCAAAGCGGTCAGCATGGCGATCAACCCATTGGCCGCAAACGCCGCGATTGCCCCTGGACCGGTCGTTGCAAAGGCAACACCGGCCAACGCCAAGATGCCACCGCCGACGATCGCCCCGACGCCCACCCCCGTGGCCCCGACCAACCCCAGGTGACGTGCCCGATCGCCTTCAATTACCGCTGGGTCCGGCTGATGGAATGAGTCGTTCAAGGAATCATCCATGATGTCAGTGACTTCCGTTTCACGAGTCTCTCAAGCAAACCGTTGAGGGGCGACTCGTTAACAGCCCCTGATGCAGTCGAAACCTTATCGTTCTTCGCTGACTTCAACACTGTTTCCTGCGGTAACTTGAACGCCACTTTCGACATTCGGTGCAGCCTTCTTCGCTTCCCTCTTCGCTTGATCCATTTGACGTTGTCGCTCACGCCGGCGAGCACGCTGGTCCTCGGTCACCTCATCGGCACAACGAGGACACGCCACACCACGCTCGTACTTGGCATCCTTCAACATGTCCGGCGTCATCGGCCAACCGCACCCATGACACAACTCATGCTGGCCAGCTTGCAACTCGTGATCAACAGCGACCCGCTGATCAAAAACAAAACACTCGCCACGCCAGCGAGACTCTTCCGGCGAAACCTTCTCCAGATAATTCAGGATCCCACCCCGCAAATGGTAGACCTCTTCGAAACCGCATTGCTTTAGATACGCAGTCGACTTTTCACAACGGATACCACCGGTGCAATACATCGCAACCTTTGGAGTCTTCACCGGATCCAGGTTCTCGGCCACGTATTGCGGGAACTCTCGGAAAGTATGGGTGTTCGGATCCAAAGCCCCTTCGAACTGCCCAATCTCAATCTCGTAGTCGTTCCGCGTGTCAATCATTACGACATCCGGATCGTCGACCAGTTCGTTCCAATCTTCGGGTTCGACGTAGGTCCCCACACTCTGGTTGGGATCAATGCCGTCGACGCCCATCGTCACGATCTCTTTTTTCAGCCGCACTTTCGACTTACGAAACGGCATCTGCTCGCACGCCGACCATTTCACATCGGTGCCGGCGAACGGAGTTTCGCCATCCAATTCCAACCCCATCAACCAATCGATAAACGCGTGAAGCTCACCAGGCGTGCCCGCGATCGTTCCGTTGATCCCTTCGGCGGCCAATAGCAACGAACCACCGATTCCCTGGGATCGCATTTGATCCAACAGCGGTTGCCGCAAACCAACATGATCCGTCAAACGAACAAACCGATAAATCGCCGCGACAAGAATGGACGGTTCATCGGCCTCGGAAACCTGTGCGGTTGAATCGGCCCCGACGTTCATGGATGCAAGCCTAGCGAGATAGAGATGAAGAACCAAAAGCGGTTAAGACGCTGTGGAGTCTACAAATCCATCCTCAAAGGGGCAAACGGATCACCCCAGTAACAACGGCCCCACAACTACTTCACCCAGCCCAGCCAGGCATCCAAGTAAGCCTCCGGCGTTACCCCCATACCGACTAGGAAGGCTCCATCGAACGGCTTGCCACCTTTCAGTTGCCGCATCACGGCATCAAACCCACGCCGTTTTTCTCGGGTTAAGAACGACTGACAGACCGCTGCACCGATCAGGTCAGCCCGCTCAGGAGCGATCCGCCCAGCGAAAAACTCTTTCCCCGACTTCAAACTCCCCACCGCCGTGATCAACTCGGCTTGAATTCGCTCACGTTCGGATCGATCGATCTTCTTTTTCGAGGAAGCCACCTGCCCCAAACCGTTGGCGAACCAACGCGGCACCGTGATGGACCGACTGGCCACGGCAAGGCTCACCACGGGCGCGGCCAATCGCTCAGCAATCACTGCATCTTCATCCCGATCCGAAGCCACCACGGCCACATAGGCCTCGATCCCGTTGTATTTCCAGTGTGATTGCCAGTCAGTGGGAACCGAGCGGCCTTCCACCATTTTCGCGAATTCGCTGTAGTCGTAGCGTCGTGGCAACACATAAATCGACGCCAAACCGCCGAAGAACCCTTCCGGTTGAGAAGCCAAATCGCTGCTCGGTAGCACCATCGCCGCTTGCTGCAAAACCGACTCCGCCTGAACCGCGACCGCTTCCAACAACTTCGGCTGGGCCTCACCCCAAACGGAAAAGTGTTCGCTGTCGAAATGGTTCAAGCCATTGCCGCTCCCTCCCGCTAAACGAAATTGCTGCTGCGTGATCTCGGCTCGCCGTTGGGTCACTTCTGGAATTGAGGCGGAGGCCAGCCAGGCTTTTTTCGCCAACACGCCCAGCGGCATTTCCTGTTCCGTCTTCGGCAAAGTCGCGCCTTCATCAACCCAAGTCGAAATCATTTTGATCTGCTGTTCACTGAGCGGCGGTTTGCCACCCGCTGGCATCCGGTCACCCTCCAGACCGCGCAACTTGCGAACGAGCAAACTGGCTTCCCCCTTGCCCGGTTCCACCGCCGCACCGCTATCGCCGCCTCGAAACATCTGGGCCAACGTGTTCATCTGCAATCCGCCTCGCACCCGCATTGCGTTGAGGTGACAACCGCTGCAATTCTTAACCAAGATCGGTGCGATATCACTCGCAAAGCTAACAGTTTCTTTACCTGTTGGCTTGGCGATTTCCATCGGCTTCGGTGCCGGCGCGGGCTCCTCGCCACCCGCGGCCAAGCTGGTCAACTTCGCCGCCGGGTCCTTGCCGTCAAACTTGGCACCCTCGTTGATCCACTGCTTCAGCACCGCCAATTCAGCTGGCGCGACCTTACCGCCACCCCGCGGCATGTCACCCGATTCGATCGTTTCGATCAGCCGACTTCCCACCGTGTCACCCGCAAAAATGACGACACCCTCAGGCGGCCCCTTCATCAACGCTTGGAAGGTCGCCAAAGAAAACCCGCCCTTCGAACCGGTCGTGTGGCAATTGCCGCACTTGCCGGCCAAGATCGGTGCGACCTGGGACACGAAGCTAATTCCAGCAGCTCCCCCGGGATTACCTGGCGTCGACCCCGGATCCGAATTCACATCAAAGATCGGTTTGGTATCGGATGCAGGCGAAGTCTTACCAGCCGGCATTTCCTGCATCGCTGGCTTACTTTCGGGTCGCGGCGGCAAGGTGAAGGGAGCCATCAAAACGCCTTCCAATTCCAGCATGGCTCGTGCGTTCACGATTCGCTTCATCGCCGGCACCAGCGCGTCGTGCAATTCCGGGGACTCAGCCTTCCCCGCGATTTCGATCTGTTTGACCGCTTTATCCAGCGCCACTCCGGCCTGATCGAAGTTGCCGGCTTGATAGTTTTGGCCTGCCGCTTTCACGCTTTCGTTGACCGCCATCACGATTCGTTTGGACCGCGTATCCAGCCGAACCGGACTTTGAGCAAAAACTGAGTCGCCGCCCAAACAGAAAAACAGCCCCCACAGAAAAACGGAGCCAACCCATAGTGCGCGAGAAATCATCGTAAAAACGGGTTTCATAGCCAAATCAGTGCCAAAAAGAGCGTTCGTATTCCATGCCGTACTCATATCTTAAACCGCAAACGCATCTACACACTAAATGAACCCGCTGTTTTCGCCCCTTGGGGATCCTCAATGCAACTTCTACACTGTTGGATTGGCCCAACTCGCCGCCTCCGGAAGAATAGATGACCACCCATCCGCAAAGCACTGATCTCGACTCCCCCGCCGCCGCTTTGACCGATCAACGGATCGTGGTCCTAGACTTCGGTTCGCAATACGCTCAGTTGATTGCCCGACGTGTACGTGAACAAAACGTTTACTGCCAAATCGTCCGGCACGACATCACCGCCGAACGCATCAAAGAACTGGCTCCCCAGGGCGTGATCTTGTCGGGCGGCCCATCGAGCGTCTACGAAGAAGGCGCCCCCCAGATCGACACCGCGATCTTTGATCTGGGCATCCCCATCCTGGGCATTTGCTACGGAATGCAGGTCGCTTGCCAGGCTTTGGGCGGCAGCGTCGACAACACCCCCAGCCGAGAATTCGGACGCGCCCAGTGCGAATTCGTCGACCGCGATTCCATCTTCAAAGGCATGGACAGTTCCGAACAGGTCTGGATGAGCCACGGCGATCAAGTTTCCCAGATCGCGGATCAATTCACCGTGATGGCGAAAACGGCCACTTGCCCCTACGCCGCGATCCGCCATGTTTCCCGCCCCGTGTTCGGAATGCAATTCCACCCCGAGGTCACCCACACGCCCAACGGCGGCCAGATCCTCGGAAACTTCGTTCGCGAAGTATGTGGTTGTGATGGAACCTGGAAACTGGACGATTTCGCCAACGCCGCAATTGAAACGATCCGCGCTCAAGTGGGCGACAAGCGAGTCATTTGCGGCCTATCCGGCGGCGTCGATTCATCCGTCGTCGCAGCACTGCTATACAAGGCGATCGGCCCCCAGCTTTCATGCATCCTGGTCGACAACGGCTTGCTTCGTAAGAACGAACAGCAACTCGTCATCAATGAGTTCTCCAGTCACTTCAAAACTGACCTTCGCGTCGTCAACGCGGAAAATCAATTCCTCGCCGATCTGGCTGGCATTGATGAGCCCCAAGAGAAACGTCGCCGCATCGGGCACGCTTTTATCGAATGCTTTAAAGCCGAAGCCGAGAAGATCGAAGACGCTCACTTCCTTGCCCAGGGCACACTTTACCCGGACGTGATCGAAAGCGGAGCGGACAAGGATGGCCCCGCCGCCACGATCAAACTGCACCACAACGTCGGCGGCCTGCCTGAGGAACTCGGCTTCGAATTGATCGAACCGCTTCGCGACCTGTTCAAAGACGAAGTACGCCGACTCGGCCTGGAATTGGGACTGCCTGAACAACTCGTGTGGCGTCACCCCTTCCCCGGTCCCGGGCTAGCTGTCCGTTGCCTCGGCGAAGTCACTCGCGACAAATTGGTTGTGCTGCGTGAAGCTGATGCCATCGTCGTCGATGAAATCGAAAAAGCCGGCCTGTACCGCGACACCTCCCAAGCGTTCGCGGTCCTGTTGCCTGTCCAAAGTGTCGGCGTCATGGGCGATGCCCGTACTTACGACAACGCTGTCGCGGTTCGCTGTGTAAACACGGACGATTTCATGACGGCGGACTGGAGCCACCTGCCGTACGATTTGCTTGCCCAGATCAGTACGCGAATCATCAACGAAGTCAAAGGGGTCAACCGAGTCTGCTACGACATCAGTAGCAAACCCCCCGCCACGATCGAGTGGGAATGATCCCCGCCTGGAAACTCCGTTGCGAGCTTTCAGTTTTCGCCTGACTTGAATTGCGATCAACCGCGATTCGCCATTTCTTCACCCTTCCAACTTCTCACCTCAAACTTTCCAACCATGGCCGGACAATTCATCTATCAAGTCACTGACCTGACTAAAAAGCATGGTCAAAAGAAGGTCCTTGAGAATGTCAATCTCGCCTTCTACCCCGGTGCCAAGATTGGCGTCTTGGGCCCCAACGGAGCCGGTAAGTCGACGCTGCTTAAAATCATGGCGGGCACCGACACCGAATTCGAAGGCACCGCGCGACTGGGCAAAGGGTTCACGGTGGGTTATCTCGAACAAGAACCGCCACTGGATCCGACCAAAACGGTTTTCGAAAACGTCCAGGTCGCTGTCGCTGAACGTCAGTCAGTTGTCGACCGGTTCAACGAAATCTCCGGCCTGCTTGGTGAGGTCACCGACGACAAAGAGATGACCAAGCTTTGCGACGAGATGGCCGAGCTTCAAGACATCATCGACGCGGGCAACCTGTGGGAACTGGACCGGTTTGTCGAAATGTCGATGGCCGTCATGAACCTGCCGCCCGGCGACGCTGAGATCACGAACCTTTCCGGTGGCGAAAAACGCCGTGTTGCGTTGTGCCAACTGCTCATCCGCCAGCCCGACCTGCTGCTGTTGGACGAACCAACCAACCACCTTGATGCCGAAAGCGTTTCCTGGCTCGAACAGCATCTTGCCAAGTATCCCGGAACCGTTGTCGCGGTCACCCACGATCGCTACTTCCTGGACAACGTCGCCCAGTGGATCTTGGAAGTCGATCGCGGCAAGGGCATGCCTTTCGAAGGCAACTACAGTGCCTGGCTAGAAAACCGAGCCAAGCGAATGGCCCTCGAAGAGCGGCAACAGAAAGCTCGCGAAAAGAACCTGGCCCGCGAACTCGAATGGATCCGCATGAGCCCGAAGGCTCGCCAAGCGAAATCCAAAGCACGGATCAAGTCATACGAAGAAATGTCCGCGGAAACCTTCGAGGATCGTCCCGACGAATTGGAAATCCAAATTCCGTCCGGCAAGCACCTCGGTGCCCTCGTGATCGAAGCCGAAAAGGTGAACAAAGCCTTCGGCGACAAGGTCCTGATGAAGGACATGTCCTTCCGCCTTCCCCCCGGTGGAATCGTCGGCATCATCGGCCCCAACGGAGCCGGTAAGACAACCCTGTTCAAGATGCTAACGGGCAAAGAACCCGTCGACGGTGGCAGCATCAAGGTCGGCGAAACGGTCGACTTGGGTTACGTCGACCAATCGCGTGACAAGCTGGATCCGAACAAGACGATCTTCCAGGAAATCAGTGGCGGACACGACTCCTTCGAAATGGGCGGCCGTGTCATGCACGCTCGTTCCTATGTGTCGAAGTTCAACTTCAAGGGCCCTGACCAAGAAAAGAAGGTAGGTGTTCTATCCGGGGGAGAACGCAACCGCGTCCACTTGGCGTCGCTACTTCGCAAAGGCTGCAACGTGTTGCTGCTCGACGAACCGACCAATGACTTGGACGTCGACACATTGCGTGCGTTAGAAGAAGCGATCGCGAACTTCGCCGGTTGCGTTGTCGTGACATCGCACGACCGTTGGTTCTTGGATCGTTTGGCGACCCACATCTTGGCGTTCGAAGGCAATGGCAAAGTGGTTTGGTGCGAAGGCAACTTCGATACCTACGAACGAAACCGCCGCGAGCGCATGGGTGAAGACTCCGACGATGACTCCTCGCGTTCGCGATACAAGAGCATCCACGCCGGTTAGTCATCCGTCGCGGGATCTCTCCCCTCGTTAATTCTTCGAGATGCGATAAAACATAGTGGTACAACGGTCGTCAGCCGCGGCGACCGCATCCATTACCACACAATTTGATCCTATCCCGAGGCAATCGACACGATGACGATCCTGCGAGTTGGCACGAACGAAAAGTACTCCGATGGTTGGGACTCCGCATTCAGCGGAGCCCCAGCAAAGCGAAAGAAGACCGTTAAGAAGCAAGCTAAGAAGAAGGCTGCCAAGACCAGCAAGAAAAGCGTGGTAAGCAAGCGGAGCAAAGCAGCGGCCCCCGCCAAAGCGTCGGTCCGCAAAGCAGTCAAAAAGACTGCAAAGAAGTCGGTCAAGAAAGCGGTGAAGCCTCGAGCTACTGCAAAAAAGTCAGTGAAGAAGGCCGCTGCCAAGAAAGTCACGGCAACGAAGTCCGCTAAGAAAAGCGTGAAGAAGTCGGCTAAAAAGTCGACCAAGAAGAGCGTCAAAAAGACGGTCAAGAAGAAGCGAAGCTGATCTGGCAGGGACGTTTCCACGCCAGTCCGTTTAGGTACCTCGTTCGTCTAATATTTCCCTTCTATGTCTTCGAATCCTCCCAGCGATCGTCCATCGGACTCGGCACGCGGCGAGGATTCTGGCCGGGATATGCCGCCCCTGCATTCACTTGTTTCGGGCGAGGACTTTGACGCGTCTTGGCGAGCCGCGTTGGAAGGTCCTTCCGATGATGGACGCGAAGCTCTCGAAAGCTTGGTCGGCTACCTGAACTTCTCCTCTGGACTTGCCGCACCGGCAATCCTGAAAGCCTGGAACCGAGTCCACGATGAAGCCGCCGGGGGCGACGTCCTGTCGGGACCACCGCCGTTCTTGATCATTCGCCGGTGGCTGGAAGAGACAACGCAATCCCTGAAGTCAGAGAAGTCCGCTTTCGGCGACGTTTCCCGCGCCGAGAACATTGTGCGTGTGCTCTGGTCGAAACTGCTCCCCAGCTATCTCGACTTTCATCGCGATCAATTGTTCCATCTGGAACCGGAACTCATCTTCAACGGCTTCTTTCTCGCTCGATGCGCCGAAGCGATGCTGCAAAGCATCGGTGAAACCAGTTCAATTGATGACGAGAACAAACTCGTCGATAAAATCATCGCTCAGCTGAACGACTACGTCGGTTACCGACCGGTCGCCCTGCTGGAAAATCGTTCGTGCCAACCCTACGAAAATGAATTCGTTCGCCCGATTCCATTGGCGATCGATGGTGCTGGCATTTCAGCCGGCCCCTATCGCGAGTTGATCCGCCGCGCTCTTCGTGCAATCACGACGGCGCCACCGGAAATCCTGCGTGCTGCCGCAATGGATCCGCATCAGCTGAAAGAGCTGTGCCTCGATCCACGTGCCTACGACTTTGACCACCCCGTCAATCGGCGACCGAACTATCACTTCGGTGGCTGGGACGAACGCGCCATCGACAGCGACGGTCGCTACGACCGCTTCATCTTGCGAAGTGTGACGTTGGACTCACTTTTGCAAAGAGTCGAAGACAACAGCAATCTTCCCGCGGATGAAGTTCTGGAAGAAGCCGCATCGGTTCTTGCCGGGACGATGCTGATGGCGTCCGGTGTTTCGGGCTGGGGTCCGGGAGCGTATTCCAGTGATGTGACCTTGCGGTCGTTGATGGTCCCGATCGCGAATTACCGCGATGAATTCTATCGCTGGCGGATCTCCCAAATCGGTGGCCAGCACGGCAAACGCTTACTCGCCGAAGCCGAAACCCGCCATCAACCTTTCGGGGCTGCTCGACAACACCTCAACGCGTCGCTCGCACGCAGCCGCGCCATACAACTGCAACACGTCCAACTTGCACGCATCTATGCCCGCATGGGCTACCCCGATTCGGCCGCCCGACAAGCCGATGTGGTTTCAGCGGCTTCGGCTCGATTGATGTGCCGGATTGATTGCGGCATGACGCTTGGCCTGCGGTCGCTTCGCGCCGGCGACCTTGATAAAGCCATCGAAGTCCCTGAGCAAACCTTCGACCTGATCCGCCGCGCAATCCACTGCGGCGCGTTGATGGACCCCTGGGACATCCTGGGATTCATGGGCAACTTCAGCCTCTATCCTGGAATCGAAAACTCGATTCACGATAGCCGTCTCGATGAACTGCTCTACATCATCGAGAGCCTGTTCGGTTACATCGCTCGCGTTTGGAGCGAAGCGGCGGCCCGGGACGACGAGGCCGCGTACGATCAAATGGATGCGCAATACCGAGAGATCGCCCAGTGGTGGCGAACCTTCGCCGCGCACACCGTTGAGTCCGTCGAAGCCGCCGACCCGTGGGAATCGTACGAATCCGCTCGCCTGGTGGCTCAAGCTTTGCGACTCTGGCATCGCGGCGGCGCCCGACATGGTGACATCGCATTCTGGGCCCCACACGCCGACCTGTTTGATTCGCCTCGCGCCTACATGCTGGTCATCTCCGCTCTGCTCGAACGAAAAGACTTCATCCCCGCCCAAGCATTATTGATCCACTGGCTCGGACAAGCCGACCGGGTTGGACTGCGCAGTGGTGCTAGTTCACTACCCAGACTCGCCGAGCGCTGGTTGCTGCAACTTCGCAATCACCTCCGCGAAGAACCAGCCGAACTGTGGCCGCGAGTTAATAAGTTCTTTGACTATCTCGAAGCCAACGCCGAATCGTTCTGGTCGGCACCTAAGTTCGAAGTTGGCGACGAATCCGTCACCAATCGATCTGGCGACCAATGGGAACAAGAACTCGCTTCCGCCACCGACGACTTACTCGACTCAGGCGATGACTGGAACGAAGATTCCGAAGCTGGTTTGTTTGACGCCGCTTACGAAGACGTCATCTACCGCGACACGACCGATGACGGCAACGATGGTGCGATTTTCGACACCAGCGGTGAAAGCGAGAGCGTTGACGAACTGGAATCCGAAGTCAAACGACTTGGCGATCGCCTGGACTTCCTGCAAGCATTGGCCCGGATGTGGGCCGTCGGTGCAGACGTCGCGATCACTCATCACACGGATCGGCACGACACCACCATCCACGATCCGGCCAGTCAAAAAGCGGGCGGCGTCAGCGAACAAACCCACCTACAACAAGTCGAGTCGCTTCAAGCCTGGGCACGCCGCGCGGTCGAAAACCGCATCGGACTGCTAAAACTGCTTAGCGATGTTCGAGCATACAAGGTCAAGCCAGCCGGTACCGACAACGAGTCGATGCGAAGCTACGACCGCCGGCGAGTCTTGCGTGATTCCTTAATGGAACGCGTGATCGAAACCGCGGTGGAAATGTCCGACGCCCGACGGTTGATCGCTAGCGCGTTGCTCGCGTTAGACCACAAGGACTCCGCCGACGCTGGCGAAGAGTTTGCTGAAGACGATGCGGGTGCGATCGAACTGTTTTCATCCCTGATCGCTGGCGATGCTGCCAACGCTCGCAAAACGTTTCCTGGTTTCGTCGACTCGGTCCTGCAGCGGAATTTGCTCTACATTCCCCTGTCCCGTGGCGGCGACCCGGTCAAGATCTACGTCGCCCGCCTGCGTGAACGTGTGCTGCGACACCTGCTGCACTGGCTTCCCCGCCGTGGCCTATTAGCCGAAACTTGCCGACTGATTGAAACGGCAAGACAAATGGAACAGCGCAACCCCATCGGCGCGGGAGCGGTCACGGAATTCGACGGTCTCTACCGCGCAGGCTACCGATCGATGGTGGGCTCGATGTCCGAAGCGGTCCTGCACGCCAGCGCGCCGGCAGTGCCAACGGAGAGCGATCCCGTTAATGCGATTGATCGCCAACTGACCGAGACCGATCAACAGCGAATCGCGAACACACTGATTCCGCTGCTGGAAAAATTGACCGAGGTCATGCTTGGCAGCTGGCTTGCGCACAGCCAAACGCTGCGGCTATCACCGCTGGAGGCAGTGGGTGACACCGCCAAGTGGAAACGCTTAGTTGAGTTCATCAGGAGCTATGGCGATCCGATGTTCACCCAAGGCTTCCTACAACTCAGCAACATTCGAGCGGTCTTGCATCAAGGCGTCGAAAGCTGGCTCAGCCGCGCCCTCGAGGACGGCGACGACCTGCTCGACGATACCGATCTGATGCAGGCGATCCATGAAGGACGCGTTGAACTCAGCGTGGCCGCCCGATGGGTTTCACTGGTGTTCGAATCCTTGATGGACCATCACGCCGAGTACCAGGACTACAACAGCACCACGACCCAAAGCGATCGCGGTGAAATGATTTACACGTTCTTGGATTTCTTGCGTCTAAAAGCTCGTTACGAGCGAGTCGCATGGAATCTGAAACCGATCATGTGGACTCACCAAGTTCTCGTCCGCATGGGTCTCAATGATGCGTCCAGCGCGTGGCGTCACAGCCTCAACGAACGCATCGCTGCGGAAGCTGAACTGTACGTCAAACGACTCGTCGAACTGCAGCAACGCTATTCCATGCGAATGCCAACGGTGGCCGATCGACTGGAAGAACGTTTCGTGCAACCGATGACCATCGATCGCATGCGCGCCTTTGTTCGACCAGCAATGGCCGATGCGGAAGCCAATCGCGAAAGCGCGGCGTTCGAACAATTGGAAGCCGAAGCCAGCGAACTCTCCAAACGCCCCGTCGGTGTCGGCCTCGACCTACCACCTTGGCTGTCCGCCTTGGACGAGGAAGTTGAAAAGATCGGCAAACGCAACCTTGTCAGCGAAATCGACCTGCAAGACCTGATCACCATTCCGGTGACCCCGCTTTCGCTGGACGAACTTCGCACCCAGCTCACAACGGCCTCCACCCAAGGCCGCCGTTTGCCCCATATGCGTAAAAAACGCTAGCTCCACGCAAACGTCGATTGTCCAACGCAAAGCCAGAAGTTGAGGCAAAACCTTGCCCTTTCTGTCGGTTCCACGTCCAAGAAACCCGAGCTGTTCTTTCGGGAAGATCAATAGGCTGCGATATTGCTGCCTCGATCTCAACAACCTTAACGGTAACCGACGAAAGATCTATTCGGCATGG is a genomic window containing:
- the ettA gene encoding energy-dependent translational throttle protein EttA, with protein sequence MAGQFIYQVTDLTKKHGQKKVLENVNLAFYPGAKIGVLGPNGAGKSTLLKIMAGTDTEFEGTARLGKGFTVGYLEQEPPLDPTKTVFENVQVAVAERQSVVDRFNEISGLLGEVTDDKEMTKLCDEMAELQDIIDAGNLWELDRFVEMSMAVMNLPPGDAEITNLSGGEKRRVALCQLLIRQPDLLLLDEPTNHLDAESVSWLEQHLAKYPGTVVAVTHDRYFLDNVAQWILEVDRGKGMPFEGNYSAWLENRAKRMALEERQQKAREKNLARELEWIRMSPKARQAKSKARIKSYEEMSAETFEDRPDELEIQIPSGKHLGALVIEAEKVNKAFGDKVLMKDMSFRLPPGGIVGIIGPNGAGKTTLFKMLTGKEPVDGGSIKVGETVDLGYVDQSRDKLDPNKTIFQEISGGHDSFEMGGRVMHARSYVSKFNFKGPDQEKKVGVLSGGERNRVHLASLLRKGCNVLLLDEPTNDLDVDTLRALEEAIANFAGCVVVTSHDRWFLDRLATHILAFEGNGKVVWCEGNFDTYERNRRERMGEDSDDDSSRSRYKSIHAG